The following proteins are encoded in a genomic region of Saccharopolyspora antimicrobica:
- a CDS encoding HAD family hydrolase encodes MPPEPTTGRIDLVLLDVGGPVYDDRAYRDALLRATRELAAEDGRGEVGEAEFQQVYDERRQAQGGSLRTAVAERFLTAGDRQRLSDRAEQYWEYPPSALHEDVLPTLRRLAGRYKIAIVANQRAVVVDALRRDGVSDFVDIWAISEVVGAEKPDPRIFQHALREAGVDPANAVHVGNRLDTDVRGAKRVGLRTVWVVRGEAPPEPTPEQLAEPDIAVLSMAELPEALEKLQAAG; translated from the coding sequence GTGCTGCTCGACGTCGGCGGCCCGGTCTACGACGACCGCGCCTACCGCGACGCGCTGCTGCGCGCCACGCGCGAACTCGCCGCCGAGGACGGCCGCGGGGAGGTCGGCGAAGCGGAGTTCCAGCAGGTCTACGACGAGCGCAGGCAGGCGCAGGGCGGCTCGCTGCGGACCGCGGTCGCCGAGCGGTTCCTGACCGCGGGCGACCGCCAGCGGCTGTCCGACCGCGCCGAGCAGTACTGGGAGTACCCGCCGTCGGCGCTGCACGAGGACGTGCTGCCGACGCTCCGCAGGCTCGCCGGGCGCTACAAGATCGCGATCGTGGCGAACCAGCGCGCGGTGGTCGTGGACGCCCTGCGCCGGGACGGCGTGTCCGACTTCGTGGACATCTGGGCGATCTCCGAGGTCGTCGGGGCGGAGAAGCCGGACCCGCGGATCTTCCAGCACGCGCTGCGCGAAGCCGGCGTCGATCCGGCGAACGCGGTGCACGTCGGCAACCGGCTGGACACCGATGTGCGCGGTGCCAAGCGGGTCGGCCTGCGAACGGTGTGGGTGGTGCGCGGCGAGGCCCCGCCGGAGCCGACGCCCGAGCAGCTCGCCGAGCCGGACATCGCGGTGCTCTCGATGGCCGAGCTGCCGGAAGCGCTGGAGAAGCTGCAGGCCGCTGGGTGA
- a CDS encoding FGGY-family carbohydrate kinase → MGELVAGVDIATANVRVQIHDQAGSVVASASRPLPQPVRSPGGRSEQDASTWWPAVRDCLAECTTALGARSAEITSLAISATSGTVVPVDGNGDPLGAALMYDDRRAEAEARTAVEVGAARWERTGITPSAGSGLARIAWLARHLPAGTELVCHTPDVIARKLVGRPVATDTSHALKSGYDAVAGEWATEVFDALEVPSRLLPEVVRPTVVLGAVDASAAAETGLPAGCEVRAGMTDGCAGQLACGAVDIGQFVTVLGTTLVLKGVSKELVHDPAGAVYSHLHPDGVWLPGGAANIGGSALSDVDTAELAELDRAATERGPASVVNYPLRGEGERFPFLAERATRFVIGTPQDRVDEYRSRLEGVAFCERLALERLAEIGAPAAGPVRTAGGGARSLAWCRIRASVLDRPVLRVQGAGTALGAALLAASGSIHPDLSAAAAAMVPEGELVEPVRSEVSRLDSSYQRFLGELRTRGWLAAA, encoded by the coding sequence ATGGGAGAGCTCGTCGCAGGAGTGGACATCGCGACCGCGAACGTGCGGGTGCAGATCCACGACCAGGCCGGTTCGGTGGTGGCGTCGGCTTCCCGGCCGCTGCCGCAGCCGGTGCGCTCGCCGGGTGGCCGTTCCGAGCAGGACGCGAGCACGTGGTGGCCCGCGGTCCGGGACTGCCTGGCGGAGTGCACGACCGCGCTGGGTGCGCGCAGCGCGGAGATCACCTCGCTGGCGATCTCGGCGACCTCGGGCACCGTGGTCCCGGTCGACGGCAACGGTGACCCGCTCGGCGCGGCGCTGATGTACGACGACCGGCGCGCCGAGGCCGAGGCCCGTACCGCGGTCGAGGTCGGCGCGGCGCGCTGGGAGCGGACCGGCATCACCCCGTCGGCCGGATCGGGCCTGGCCAGGATCGCCTGGCTGGCGCGCCACCTCCCGGCGGGCACCGAGCTGGTCTGCCACACCCCGGACGTCATCGCCCGGAAGCTGGTCGGGCGCCCGGTGGCGACCGACACCAGCCACGCGCTGAAGAGCGGTTACGACGCGGTGGCCGGGGAATGGGCCACCGAGGTCTTCGACGCGCTGGAGGTGCCGTCCCGGCTGCTCCCGGAGGTCGTGCGGCCGACGGTGGTCCTGGGAGCGGTCGACGCGTCGGCCGCGGCGGAGACGGGCCTGCCCGCGGGCTGCGAGGTGCGGGCCGGGATGACCGACGGGTGCGCGGGCCAGTTGGCGTGCGGTGCCGTCGACATCGGCCAGTTCGTGACCGTCCTGGGCACGACGCTGGTCCTCAAGGGCGTGTCGAAGGAGCTCGTGCACGACCCGGCCGGGGCCGTGTACAGCCACCTGCACCCGGACGGCGTGTGGCTGCCCGGTGGTGCGGCCAACATCGGCGGCTCCGCGTTGTCCGATGTGGACACCGCGGAGCTGGCGGAACTGGACCGCGCGGCCACCGAACGCGGCCCGGCGAGCGTGGTGAACTACCCGCTGCGCGGTGAGGGCGAGCGGTTCCCGTTCCTGGCCGAGCGGGCCACCCGGTTCGTCATCGGCACGCCGCAGGACCGGGTGGACGAGTACCGCTCCCGCCTCGAAGGCGTCGCCTTCTGCGAGCGCCTCGCGCTGGAACGCCTGGCCGAGATCGGCGCCCCGGCGGCAGGCCCGGTGCGCACCGCAGGCGGCGGTGCCCGGAGCCTCGCCTGGTGCCGGATCAGAGCATCGGTGCTGGACCGCCCGGTCTTGCGCGTCCAAGGCGCGGGCACGGCGCTCGGCGCGGCACTGCTGGCGGCCAGCGGTTCGATCCACCCGGACCTGAGCGCCGCGGCGGCAGCGATGGTGCCCGAGGGCGAACTGGTCGAACCGGTGCGCTCG